The Pleuronectes platessa chromosome 10, fPlePla1.1, whole genome shotgun sequence genome contains a region encoding:
- the abhd5a gene encoding 1-acylglycerol-3-phosphate O-acyltransferase ABHD5, producing MAEQAVTVSTGVVSSLWSYVDKTIQWCWIPGWLPSWCPSSQSQLKAAEDMMLRCVDSSFTKKYVPISSDNLLWTLTLSNVRVKEKTPLVLLHGFGAGVGLWAQNLDALSQCRPVFALDLLGFGQSSRPRFSSDTKEVEDQFVESIEQWRAKMGLESMILLGHNLGGYLAVSYSIKYPGRIKQIVLVEPWGFPERPDTEESDRPIPVWIKALGAMFSPFNPLAGLRLVGPLGPTLVQTLRPDFKKKFSSMFSDNTVSEYIYHLNVQTPSGETAFKNMTIPYGWAKRPMLQRMDQLQPQIPITIIYGSRSSVDSNSGSTIKKMRPHSHVEIITIRGAGHYVYADQPQDFNHRVLQACEKVA from the exons ATGGCCGAGCAAGCGGTGACAGTGAGCACAGG TGTGGTCAGCAGTTTGTGGAGCTACGTGGACAAAACAATACA GTGGTGCTGGATCCCCGGTTGGCTCCCATCATGGTGCCCCTCTTCTCAGAGCCAGCTAAAGGCTGCAGAGGACATGATGCTCCGAT GTGTAGACAGTTCTTTCACCAAAAAGTATGTCCCCATATCCAGTGACAACCTGCTGTGGACCTTGACCTTAAGCAATGTCCGTGTGAAAGAGAAAACCCCTTTGGTTCTGCTCCATGGGTTCGGCGCtggtgtgggtctttgggcccAGAACCTGGATGCTCTCTCTCAGTGTCGGCCAGTCTTTGCTCTGGACCTGCTGGGTTTTGGTCAGAGCAGCAGACCTCGGTTCTCTTCAGACACAAAGGAGGTAGAGGACCAGTTTGTGGAGTCTATTGAGCAATGGAGAGCTAAAATGGGTCTGGAGTCCATGATATTGCTGGGACACAACCTGGGAGGATACCTGGCTGTGTCATACTCCATTAAGTATCCAGGCAG AATAAAGCAGATAGTTCTGGTGGAGCCCTGGGGTTTCCCTGAGCGCCCAGACACAGAAGAGTCTGACCGTCCCATCCCGGTGTGGATCAAAGCCCTCGGAGCCATGTTCAGCCCGTTCAACCCCCTGGCTGGCCTGCGACTGGTCGGACCACTGG GTCCCACCCTTGTCCAAACTCTGAGACCTGACTTCAAGAAGAagttctcctccatgttcagTGACAACACTGTGTCAGAGTACATCTACCACCTGAATGTGCAGACCCCCAG CGGAGAAACGGCTTTTAAGAATATGACCATTCCCTATGGCTGGGCAAAGAGACCAATGCTGCAGAGGATGGACCAGCTGCAGCCGCAAATCCCCATCACCATTATCTACGGCTCCCGGTCCAGTGTCGACAGCAACTCTGGCTCCACCATCAAAAAGATGAGGCCACACTCTCATGTGGAGATCATT ACGATCCGTGGAGCCGGACACTACGTGTATGCCGACCAGCCacaggacttcaaccacagagTGTTGCAAGCGTGTGAAAAAGTGGCCTGA